The Lichenihabitans psoromatis genome contains a region encoding:
- a CDS encoding efflux RND transporter permease subunit — translation MKSFNVSEWALEHRSFVWFLMIVSILAGVLAYRGLGREEDPPFTIKTMVVQQQWPGATLDDTLNQVTDRLEKELKQIDALDNTRSYTVPGKTTILVTLKDTTKAKDVPQLFYQIRKHVQDIQYTLPSNVQAPAFNDEFGDVYGNIYAFTADGLTQRQLRDYVEMVRSDVLSVPSIGKVQVIGAQDEVIYLDISIRKLASLGLNVQSLVQTLQNQNAVQPSGVVQAGPERISLRVGGQFTSEDSLRAINLRVNDRFFRLSDVATITRGYKDPPDPLFRVDGQPAIGLGIAMTASGNLLQFGEALKARMHEIEANLPVGVGVHLVSDQPKIVEEAVGGFTEALVEAVLIVLVVSFISLGFRAGLVVSFSIPLVLALVFVAMSYFGVSLQRISLGALIIALGLLVDDAMITVEMMVSRLELGDDLKKAATFAYTSTAFPMLTGTLVTVAGFIPIGFNGSSAGEYTYTLFVVIAAALLLSWIVAVLFAPLIGIKLLPKTMKRHAEKPGMVLRLFSSMLIGAMRWHWLTIGVCLVLLGGALYGMGHVQQQFFPSSDRTELLVDLTLPQNSTILETKAQMDRFENGLKGDPDIVGWSSYVGEGAIRFYLPLDQQLENAFFGQIVVKTASLEARSRVSDKLKGLGRNEFVGIDTFVHPLDLGPPVGRPVQYRLSGPDVQVLREQALKLAGVIAANPHLAAPTFDWNEPGKVIRVDVAQDKARQLGISSSDVATILNGVVGGATITQVRDSIYLVDVVARAQASERHNIGTLQSLQIPMQNGNVVPLLSFATIRYDLEQPIIWRRDRVATITLRAAMADDTQPATVVQQLQDPLKTFVSELPPEFHVATGGAVEESGKGQGPIVAIVPLMLLTMAFFIMVQLQSFQKMFLVVSVAPLGLIGVVAALLLSGKPMGFVATLGILALIGIIIRNSIILMAQIDTVLAEGKDPWTAVVEATQHRMRPILLTAAAASLGMVPIAPQIFWGPMALSMIGGILAATALTLLFLPALYVAWFRVKEPKPGQAEDNHVGAPMADAAQ, via the coding sequence ATGAAAAGTTTCAACGTCTCGGAATGGGCGCTCGAACACCGCTCGTTCGTGTGGTTCCTGATGATCGTCTCGATCCTCGCCGGCGTCCTGGCCTATCGCGGGCTCGGTCGCGAGGAAGATCCGCCATTTACCATCAAAACCATGGTGGTGCAGCAGCAATGGCCCGGCGCGACCCTCGACGACACGCTCAATCAGGTCACCGACCGGCTCGAGAAAGAGCTGAAGCAGATCGACGCCCTCGATAATACGCGGAGCTATACGGTCCCTGGTAAAACCACGATCCTGGTCACACTGAAGGATACGACCAAAGCCAAAGACGTTCCGCAGCTCTTCTATCAGATCCGCAAACACGTCCAGGATATTCAATATACCCTGCCCTCAAACGTCCAAGCGCCAGCCTTCAACGACGAATTCGGCGATGTCTATGGCAACATCTATGCGTTTACCGCCGATGGACTGACTCAGCGGCAGTTGCGGGATTATGTCGAGATGGTCCGCTCGGACGTGCTGTCGGTCCCGAGCATCGGCAAGGTCCAAGTCATCGGCGCGCAGGATGAGGTGATCTACCTCGATATTTCGATCCGCAAACTCGCCTCGCTCGGCCTCAACGTTCAATCGCTCGTCCAGACCCTGCAGAACCAGAATGCCGTGCAGCCGTCCGGTGTCGTGCAGGCGGGGCCGGAGCGGATTTCGCTTCGGGTCGGCGGACAATTCACCAGCGAGGATAGCCTGCGGGCCATCAACCTGCGGGTCAACGACCGCTTTTTCCGGTTGAGCGACGTCGCCACGATTACGCGCGGCTATAAGGACCCACCCGATCCTTTGTTCCGGGTCGACGGTCAACCCGCCATCGGGCTCGGCATCGCCATGACGGCGAGCGGCAACCTCCTGCAATTCGGCGAAGCCCTCAAGGCCCGGATGCATGAGATCGAGGCCAATCTGCCAGTCGGGGTCGGCGTGCATCTCGTCTCCGACCAACCCAAGATCGTCGAAGAAGCGGTCGGCGGCTTCACCGAGGCGTTGGTCGAGGCCGTGCTGATCGTTCTGGTGGTCAGCTTCATCAGCCTCGGCTTCCGGGCCGGACTGGTCGTGTCCTTCTCGATCCCGCTCGTGCTAGCGCTCGTCTTCGTGGCCATGAGCTATTTCGGCGTGTCGCTGCAGCGCATCTCGCTGGGCGCGCTCATCATCGCGCTCGGGCTTCTGGTCGACGATGCCATGATCACGGTCGAGATGATGGTCAGTCGCCTCGAACTCGGCGACGATCTCAAGAAGGCCGCAACCTTCGCCTATACGTCGACCGCCTTCCCGATGCTGACCGGCACGCTCGTGACGGTCGCGGGCTTTATCCCGATCGGCTTCAACGGGTCATCGGCCGGCGAATATACCTATACGCTCTTCGTCGTGATCGCGGCGGCGCTGCTGTTGTCGTGGATCGTGGCGGTTCTGTTCGCGCCGCTGATCGGCATCAAGCTGCTGCCCAAAACCATGAAGAGACATGCCGAAAAGCCCGGCATGGTTCTGCGCCTGTTCTCGTCCATGCTGATCGGCGCGATGCGCTGGCACTGGCTGACGATCGGCGTGTGCCTCGTCCTGCTGGGCGGCGCACTTTACGGGATGGGCCACGTCCAACAGCAATTCTTCCCAAGTTCCGACCGGACCGAACTGCTGGTCGATCTCACGCTGCCTCAGAACAGCACCATCCTCGAGACCAAAGCTCAGATGGACCGCTTTGAAAACGGCCTGAAGGGAGACCCCGATATCGTCGGCTGGAGCTCTTATGTCGGCGAAGGCGCGATCCGTTTCTACCTGCCGCTCGACCAGCAATTGGAAAATGCCTTCTTCGGCCAAATCGTGGTCAAGACCGCGTCGCTGGAGGCCCGCAGCCGCGTGTCCGACAAGCTGAAGGGGCTCGGGCGCAACGAGTTCGTCGGCATCGACACCTTCGTTCATCCGCTCGATCTCGGGCCGCCGGTCGGTCGGCCGGTGCAATATCGTCTGAGTGGCCCGGACGTGCAGGTGTTGCGTGAGCAAGCGCTCAAGCTCGCGGGCGTCATCGCCGCCAATCCGCATCTCGCTGCTCCGACCTTCGACTGGAACGAACCCGGCAAGGTAATCCGGGTCGATGTCGCGCAGGACAAGGCGCGGCAACTCGGCATCAGCTCATCCGATGTCGCCACCATTTTGAATGGGGTGGTGGGCGGCGCCACGATCACGCAGGTGCGGGACAGTATATATCTGGTCGATGTTGTGGCGCGAGCGCAGGCGAGCGAGCGACACAATATCGGAACCCTGCAAAGCCTTCAGATCCCGATGCAGAATGGCAATGTCGTCCCGTTGCTCTCGTTCGCGACGATCCGTTACGACTTGGAACAGCCGATCATCTGGCGCCGGGATCGCGTCGCCACGATCACGCTGCGGGCCGCGATGGCTGACGACACCCAGCCCGCGACCGTCGTGCAGCAGCTTCAGGACCCGCTCAAAACCTTCGTGAGCGAGTTGCCGCCAGAATTCCATGTGGCGACAGGCGGCGCGGTCGAGGAAAGCGGCAAAGGACAAGGGCCGATCGTGGCCATCGTTCCCCTGATGCTGCTCACCATGGCGTTTTTCATCATGGTGCAACTGCAGAGTTTCCAGAAGATGTTCCTGGTCGTCAGCGTCGCGCCGCTCGGTCTCATCGGCGTAGTGGCGGCATTGCTTCTCTCGGGTAAACCGATGGGCTTCGTGGCGACACTCGGCATTCTGGCGCTGATCGGCATCATCATCCGCAACTCGATCATCCTGATGGCGCAGATCGACACGGTGCTGGCAGAGGGCAAGGACCCCTGGACGGCGGTTGTCGAAGCCACTCAACATCGTATGCGGCCGATCCTGCTGACGGCGGCGGCCGCGAGCCTTGGCATGGTGCCGATCGCGCCGCAGATCTTTTGGGGCCCGATGGCGCTCTCGATGATCGGCGGCATCCTGGCCGCGACAGCCCTGACGCTGCTGTTCCTGCCGGCGCTCTATGTGGCTTGGTTTCGGGTCAAGGAACCGAAGCCAGGGCAAGCCGAAGACAACCACGTCGGAGCGCCGATGGCGGACGCGGCCCAGTAA